From the genome of Vicia villosa cultivar HV-30 ecotype Madison, WI linkage group LG2, Vvil1.0, whole genome shotgun sequence, one region includes:
- the LOC131648452 gene encoding F-box/FBD/LRR-repeat protein At4g26340-like has translation MASGRSIPTVNRISDLPDSIISHIISFLPIKFAATTCILSKRWKLVWLYVLILNFDDKAFNNFATFRKFVYSTMFSLRDKNTSIQSFTLKLGSSCRFQQRELNRILKFVMQRGVKNLNFDMFGRHCYIKLPPRILSCKTLQIIKLVNIKMWDFDQVNFPCLKILHLDSVDFTSPKYFVKFLYGCPILEELNATSHIYQESLVLENLNALPNLVKVRTYYDMDNLMTLVCKAKILHISQIHGMTWKTLPLFHNLTHMLLDSFHSSSRERRDCRSLVEILPHFPNLQYFEIWFKFSNFPGKIICSECLMVPPNPTIAPECLLSQLKSFSIKGYTGRECEFNFVKYIMHHSKVLETMSVRKSTLSTCLEKEQMLIKLSSCTRSSTNCKLIFG, from the exons ATGGCTTCTGGCCGTTCAATTCCAACCGTCAATAGAATCAGCGACTTGCCGGACTCAATCATCTCTCACATTATCTCCTTCCTTCCAATCAAATTCGCTGCAACCACATGCATTCTCTCTAAGAGATGGAAACTGGTATGGCTGTATGTCCTTATTCTCAACTTCGATGACAAAGCATTCAATAACTTTGCCACGTTTCGCAAGTTTGTTTATTCAACCATGTTCTCCTTGCGAGATAAAAACACTTCAATCCAATCCTTTACCTTAAAACTAGGCTCCTCTTGTCGCTTCCAACAAAGAGAATTGAATAGAATTCTTAAATTTGTGATGCAAAGAGGAGTCAAGAATCTTAACTTTGACATGTTTGGTAGACATTGTTATATCAAATTACCTCCTCGCATTCTTAGTTGTAAGACTCTTCAAATTATTAAGTTGGTCAACATAAAAATGTGggattttgatcaagtgaatttTCCTTGTCTCAAAATTCTTCATCTTGATAGCGTTGATTTCACATCTCCTAAATATTTTGTCAAGTTTCTATATGGCTGCCCTATTCTAGAAGAATTGAATGCAACATCTCATATCTATCAGGAATCACTTGTTTTGGAGAACTTGAATGCTTTACCTAATTTGGTTAAAGTAAGGACTTATTATGATATGGATAATCTGATGACTCTGGTTTGTAAGGCAAAGATTTTGCATATAAGTCAG ATACATGGGATGACTTGGAAAACACTTCCCTTGTTTCACAATTTGACACACATGTTACTTGATTCTTTTCATAGCTCATCACGGGAGAGGAGGGACTGCAGGTCGTTAGTAGAAATACTCCCACATTTTCCCAATCTTCAATATTTTGAGATTTggtttaaattttcaaattttccgGGTAAAATAATTTGTTCTGAATGTTTAATGGTTCCACCCAATCCCACCATTGCTCCAGAATGTCTTTTGTCACAGCTTAAATCATTTAGCATTAAAGGGTACACAGGGAGAGAATGCGAGTTCAACTTTGTGAAATATATCATGCATCATTCCAAAGTATTAGAGACTATGTCTGTCAGGAAGAGTACCCTGAGTACCTGCCTTGAAAAGGAACAAATGCTTATAAAGTTATCTTCATGCACAAGGAGCTCTACAAATTGTAAACTTATTTttggttga